CTGCCGCTTCCACCACCCGCCCGGCACCCTGGCCCGAGGTGCTGTGGGGGGAGAAGATCTCCATCCCCGGCAGCACCGGCTCGGCGCTGGCGAGCCGGGCGCGGTACATGCGACGCTTCAGCTTGCCCAGGTATTGCATGCGCGCCACCACCTCCTGGCCGGTGAAGCAGCCCTTGGTAAAGCTCAGGCCATTGACCAGCTGCAGGTTGGCCATCTGCGGCACGAAGGCCTCCACCGTTGCCTCATGCACCACCGGCTCGCCGGCGCGAATGGCCAGCAGCTTCCAGCTCTCGACATCCCCCGGCCGGGCCGCTTCGCTCAGCCGTTGCCAGAGTCCGGCGGCCTGCTGGGGGTCGGCCAGCAACAGAAAGCGCGGCCGGTTCTCTGCTGGGTTCTCCGCCAGACTTCCCATCAGGCGCAGGCAGCACAGGCCCTCTTGCTGAATACAATCATCCACCCCCTCTGGCACCTGGCCCAACAGCTGTTGCAGCAGGGCCTCGGCACCCGCGCCGGCCAGGCCCATCTGGCGCCAGTCGGCGCTGGCGTCGCGCAGGCTGACCTTGGCGCGCAGCACATGCATCTGCAGGCGCTGGCGCAGGGGCTCAAGCCGCTCTGACGGCAGCTGCAACAGCCAGCCCTTAGCCGCCGGGATGACGCGAAACAGCGCCAGCATACGCCCCTTGGGGGAGCACAGGGCGCTGAGCTGGCTGCGATGGGGGCCAATCTCGCGGCTGTCGTTGGTGAATTGGCCCTGCATAAAGCTCAGGGCGTCCTCGCCCTCAACATGGATCAGGCCCAGGTGGCTCAGATCATAGAGGACGCAATCGGGCAGGCTGGATGATGGGGGGGTGTTCATGGATTTTGCTCCCTCGGGTCAGGGTGGGTGGGGCGAGTGCGGTATGATAGCCGACCAAACTTGAGAATACTGAGATTACATGAGTCCGGAAAAGCTGCAAATCAACGCCCTGGTGCTGTATAAGGGCCATCCCGCACGCATTCTAGCCCTTGCCGATAAGGTGGAAATCGAACTGGAGGGAGGCAAGACCAAACGGGTACGCGACAAGGACGTGATCCTGCTGCACCCAGGTCCGCTGCAGCAACTGCAGGGCCTGCCCGGCGAGGCCGCCGATGTCACCGAGGCCTGGGAGCTGCTGGAGGGTGAAGAGAGCCGCTTTGCCGATCTGCTGGAGCTGGTGTTCGAGCGGCCCGGTCCGGCCCAGGCCTGGTCACTCTGGCTGAGCCTGGCCGAGGGGCTCTGGTTCGAGGGTGATATCAACGCCCTCAGGCCGCGTAGCGCCGAACAGATCGCCGCTGATCGCGCCGCCCGCGAGGAAAAGGCGCGCAAGGAGCAGGAATGGGCCGATCTGCTGCAGCGCCTGCAACAGCGGCAGATACTAGCGGAAGATCGGGGCCAGCTGAGCGAGGTGGAGCGCCTGGCCCTGGGTCAGCTGGCGCAGAGTCGTATCCTGGAGGCGCTGGGCATTGCCGCGACGCCGGAAAACGCCCACCGTCTGCTGGTGGAGCTGGGCTACTGGCCCGATCATCAAAACCCCCATCCAGGGCGTCAGGGCGTGCCGCTGGACTCGCCCCAGCTGGAGCCGGGGGAGCTGCAGCAGGAGCCGCGCCAGGACCTGACCGAGCTGACCGCCTGGGCCATAGACGACGAACACAGCAATGACCCGGACGACGCCATCAGCTTCGATGGCGACCGCCTCTGGGTGCATGTGGCCGATGTCGCCGCCCTGGTGGTGCCGGACTCGGCGCTGGATCAGGAAGCCCGCAGCCGGGGCGCCAATCTCTATCTGCCGGAAACCATCAGCCACATGCTGCCGCCGCCCCTGACCGAGATGCTGGGACTGGGGCTGCAGGAACGCTCACCGGCCCTATCCATCGGCCTTCGCCTGTCGGAGGCGGCCGAGCCTGTGGACATAGCCATCTGCGCCAGCCACATCCGCGCCACGCGCATCAGCTATGCCGAGGCCAACCGACGCCTGGAGCAGGAGCCCTTTGCCAGCATCCGCAGCCTGACCGAGCGCTACCGCGCCCGTCGTCAGCAGGCCGGTGCCGTGGGGCTGGACCTGCCCGAGGTGAGCCTGCGGGTGATCGACGGCAGGCCGCAGATTAAACCCCAGGAGAAGCTGGACAGCCGGGAGATGGTCACCGACGCCATGCTCATGGCCGGCGAGGCGGTGGCCAGTTATTGTCTGCAACACCAGATTGCCGTGCCCTTTGCCGTGCAGGCCCCGCCGGATGAGTTGCGCAGCCCCGGCAGCCTGGCGCAGATGTACGCCTACCGGCGTTTCTTCAAGCCGACCCGCTCGCAGACGGAGCCGGGCCTGCACTCCGGGCTGGGCCTGCAGCGCTATGTGCGCGCCACCAGCCCGCTGCGCCGCTATCCCGACCTGCTGACGCATCAG
This is a stretch of genomic DNA from gamma proteobacterium SS-5. It encodes these proteins:
- a CDS encoding folate-binding protein YgfZ, with the protein product MNTPPSSSLPDCVLYDLSHLGLIHVEGEDALSFMQGQFTNDSREIGPHRSQLSALCSPKGRMLALFRVIPAAKGWLLQLPSERLEPLRQRLQMHVLRAKVSLRDASADWRQMGLAGAGAEALLQQLLGQVPEGVDDCIQQEGLCCLRLMGSLAENPAENRPRFLLLADPQQAAGLWQRLSEAARPGDVESWKLLAIRAGEPVVHEATVEAFVPQMANLQLVNGLSFTKGCFTGQEVVARMQYLGKLKRRMYRARLASAEPVLPGMEIFSPHSTSGQGAGRVVEAAASEADGQWELLAVLEISQADGPLHLASLSGPELKILPLPYAFEEKST
- a CDS encoding RNB domain-containing ribonuclease is translated as MSPEKLQINALVLYKGHPARILALADKVEIELEGGKTKRVRDKDVILLHPGPLQQLQGLPGEAADVTEAWELLEGEESRFADLLELVFERPGPAQAWSLWLSLAEGLWFEGDINALRPRSAEQIAADRAAREEKARKEQEWADLLQRLQQRQILAEDRGQLSEVERLALGQLAQSRILEALGIAATPENAHRLLVELGYWPDHQNPHPGRQGVPLDSPQLEPGELQQEPRQDLTELTAWAIDDEHSNDPDDAISFDGDRLWVHVADVAALVVPDSALDQEARSRGANLYLPETISHMLPPPLTEMLGLGLQERSPALSIGLRLSEAAEPVDIAICASHIRATRISYAEANRRLEQEPFASIRSLTERYRARRQQAGAVGLDLPEVSLRVIDGRPQIKPQEKLDSREMVTDAMLMAGEAVASYCLQHQIAVPFAVQAPPDELRSPGSLAQMYAYRRFFKPTRSQTEPGLHSGLGLQRYVRATSPLRRYPDLLTHQQLRAHLAGREPLSLEQVSLRASQSDEGSFLRRRTERLSNQHWKLVWLRQNADWQGEGVVVEQGERHMVVMIPELAFEARMRLKPEYSLDQAVRMKVREINLPEQLAYFRLL